One Chanodichthys erythropterus isolate Z2021 chromosome 22, ASM2448905v1, whole genome shotgun sequence DNA window includes the following coding sequences:
- the LOC137012241 gene encoding beta-1,3-galactosyl-O-glycosyl-glycoprotein beta-1,6-N-acetylglucosaminyltransferase 4-like, whose amino-acid sequence MKRLWLHLKLKNVCFISFTLALIICCFIIIILRVNEGGGGQEAGLSERLRLTVKYGINCTAIYEMEPGEVSKTLAIRKQKTYVGATDQTIVNATSDCDWFVVTQGYDGIQGTEFEREFPLAYSLVVHQDAALVERLLRAIYMPHNIYCIHYDLKSSADFISAIKGLAHCIPNVFIASKLERVQYAGISRLRADLNCLSDLLDSEVKWKYVINLCGQDFPLRTNAELVSDLKELKGRNMVESKWPGGKKQRWSVHHILKNNNSEYYDTPVSTSEEKSPPPRNIEMFVGSAYFTLSREFVVFVHWSFLARDFLAWSEDTYSPDEHFWATLVRVPGVPGEVPRSDPEISELISKTRLVKWSYLEEDLYPPCTGVHVRAVCIYGAAELRWLLNYGHWFANKVDPKVDPVLIECLEEKLAEKRLKVQSQV is encoded by the coding sequence ATGAAACGATTGTGGCTTCACCTCAAACTGAAAAATGTCTGTTTCATCAGTTTTACGCTAGCACTCATTATATGCTGTTTTATTATCATAATTTTAAGAGTAAatgaaggaggaggaggacagGAAGCAGGATTGTCTGAAAGGCTGCGGCTGACAGTAAAATATGGCATTAACTGCACAGCAATTTATGAAATGGAACCTGGGGAAGTGAGCAAAACTTTAGCCATCCGCAAGCAAAAAACCTATGTAGGGGCAACTGACCAGACTATCGTGAATGCCACCTCTGATTGTGATTGGTTTGTTGTGACACAGGGCTATGATGGGATTCAAGGCACTGAATTTGAGCGTGAATTTCCTCTTGCTTACTCTTTGGTTGTTCACCAGGATGCGGCTCTTGTGGAGAGGTTGCTCAGGGCCATTTATATGCCGCATAACATATATTGCATACATTATGATCTGAAGTCTTCAGCTGACTTTATTTCAGCAATTAAAGGTTTGGCCCACTGCATTCCCAACGTCTTCATTGCCTCAAAACTGGAGAGGGTTCAATATGCAGGTATCTCACGACTCAGAGCGGATCTCAATTGCCTGTCTGACCTCCTAGATTCTGAGGTTAAGTGGAAGTATGTCATCAACCTGTGTGGTCAGGACTTTCCACTGCGGACAAACGCCGAGCTGGTGTCGGATCTAAAGGAGCTGAAAGGCAGGAACATGGTGGAGAGCAAGTGGCCTGGAGGAAAGAAACAGCGCTGGAGTGTTCATCATATCCTGAAAAATAACAACTCTGAGTACTACGACACACCTGTCAGCACTTCTGAGGAGAAATCTCCACCTCCTCGCAACATTGAAATGTTTGTGGGCAGTGCGTACTTTACTCTCTCAAGGGAATTTGTGGTTTTTGTTCACTGGAGTTTCCTAGCCAGAGATTTCTTGGCTTGGTCTGAAGATACATACTCACCTGATGAACATTTCTGGGCGACTCTGGTTCGTGTGCCTGGAGTACCAGGTGAGGTGCCGAGATCTGATCCTGAGATCTCAGAACTGATCAGTAAAACTCGCCTGGTGAAGTGGTCATATTTAGAAGAGGATCTATACCCACCGTGCACAGGAGTCCATGTACGAGCTGTGTGTATTTATGGTGCTGCTGAGCTCAGATGGCTCCTAAACTACGGCCACTGGTTTGCTAATAAAGTAGATCCAAAAGTGGATCCTGTTCTTATAGAATGTTTAGAAGAAAAGCTTGCAGAAAAACGTCTGAAGGTGCAGAGTCAAGTATAA